The Thermothelomyces thermophilus ATCC 42464 chromosome 7, complete sequence genome window below encodes:
- a CDS encoding glycosyltransferase family 4 protein (CAZy_ID 267953) has product MADTCAGNGAATCSNQQSLPILNSRFLSHTALPVLCFTPIAALILFPLFWRALGSLLGWYLRKKTDGRRCHILELVEADEKKYNESRRTSTSSSTSGGESAEDGGWEKVDAYTTGAARNGDVSDDNWDGIVGFFHPFCNAGGGGERVLWAAVRATQQRWPKAKCVIYTGDHGVSKDAMLARVKNRFNIHLHPPTINFLYLSTRHWVLASTWPRFTLAGQSLGSLILAWDAFSLLVPDIFIDTMGYAFALGLSKFLFGASVPTGAYVHYPTISTDMLDSLEPGAPEAPARGVNAGQGAGVRGKVKKAYWRLFAAAYSRVGASADVVMTNSTWTQGHIRRLWGPLRNAKKPAAHPIAVVYPPVAVRELEHEVEVTPASEARREKVLLYIAQFRPEKDHELILQAFAEFLKSGADAAKDARLVLVGSVRDDQDSKRVYQLRLLVNELQIRDKVEFHLDASWPEILDWLRRASVGVNGMWNEHFGIGVVEYQAAGLVAVVHDSGGPKMDIVVDIDGEPTGFHASTASEFAEGFGKALSLPDPYAVRQRARQSAKRFTEEEFARRWTEQMEKLVAAKRGTTKA; this is encoded by the exons ATGGCCGACACCTGCGCCGGGAACGGCGCTGCCACTTGCTCGAACCAGCAGAGCCTCCCTATCCTAAACAGCCGATTTCTCTCGCACACCGCCCTTCCGGTCCTGTGTTTCACACCAATAGCCGCCCTTATCCTTTTCCCCCTGTTCTGGCGGGCCCTAGGCTCCTTGCTCGGCTGGTACCTACGCAAGAAGACGGACGGGCGCCGATGTCATATTCTAGAGCTCGTGGAGGCCGACGAGAAAAAGTACAATGAGAGCAGgcgcaccagcaccagcagcagcaccagcggCGGAGAGAGTGCCGAGGATGGCGGCTGGGAGAAAGTGGATGCTTACACGACGGGAGCGGCGAGGAACGGCGACGTGTCCGACGACAACTGGGATGGCATTGTGGGATTCTTTCACCCATTCTG CAATGCCGGTGGAGGCGGAGAGAGAGTCCTCTGGGCCGCAGTCCGCGCGACACAGCAGCGCTGGCCCAAGGCCAAGTGCGTCATCTACACGGGCGACCATGGCGTAAGCAAAGACGCCATGCTCGCTCGAGTAAAG AACCGCTTCAACATCCACCTGCATCCCCCAACCATCAACTTCCTATACCTCTCCACCCGCCACTGGGTCCTAGCATCCACCTGGCCGCGCTTCACCCTCGCCGGCCAATCCCTCGGCTCGCTCATACTCGCCTGGGACGCCTTCTCGCTCCTCGTCCCCGACATATTCATCGACACGATGGGCTACGCCTTCGCCCTCGGCCTGTCCAAGTTCTTGTTCGGCGCCAGCGTGCCCACGGGTGCGTACGTGCACTATCCGACCATCTCGACCGACATGCTCGACTCGCTCGAACCGGGCGCTCCCGAGGCGCCGGCACGCGGGGTCAACGCCGGCCAGGGCGCCGGCGTCCGTGGCAAGGTGAAGAAGGCCTACTGGCGCCTCTTTGCGGCCGCGTACTCGCGCGTCGGTGCGTCCGCGGACGTGGTCATGACCAACTCGACCTGGACCCAGGGTCACATCCGGCGGCTGTGGGGCCCGCTGAGGAACGCGAAGAAGCCGGCCGCCCACCCCATCGCCGTCGTGTACCCGCCCGTCGCGGTGCGCGAGCTGGAGCACGAGGTCGAGGTCACCCCGGCGAGCGAGGCGAGGAGGGAGAAGGTGCTGCTGTACATTGCGCAGTTCCGGCCCGAGAAGGATCACGAGCTGATCCTGCAAGCCTTTGCCGAGTTCCTCAAGTCCGGGGCCGACGCGGCGAAAGACGCCAGACTGGTGCTGGTGGGCAGCGTGCGAGACGATCAAGACTCCAAGCGGGTGTATCAGCTCCGCTTGCTGGTCAACGAGCTGCAGATCAGGGACAAGGTCGAGTTCCACCTGGACGCCTCGTGGCCTGAGATCCTTGATTGGCTGCGCCGGGCGTCGGTCGGGGTCAATGGCATGTGGAACGAGCACTTTGGGATCGGCGTGGTTGAGTACCAGGCCGCCGGCCTGGTGGCCGTGGTGCATGATAGTGGCGGGCCGAAGATGGACATCGTGGTTGATATTGACGGGGAGCCGACTG GATTCCACGCGAGCACTGCGAGTGAGTTTGCGGAAGGCTTCGGGAAGGCTTTGAGCTTGCCCGATCCGTACGCCGTTCGCCAACGGGCAAGACAGTCGGCCAAGAGGTTCACCGAGGAGGAGTTTGCGAGGAGGTGGACGGAGCAGATGGAGAAGCTGGTGGCTGCGAAGAGGGGAACTACAAAGGCATGA